The stretch of DNA TCTTCATCAGCAGCTGAAAGATTTCGGCCTTAGCTTCAGCAGACAGGCCCTCCTTGGTCGCCTGAAGCTCATCTGAAGAGACTACAGGTGCATCCTCAGCCTCCTTCTTGCTTTCCTTGCCCATAACGGCTATAGAGTCCTCCGGCGCCTCTTCCTCTTTGTCCCCCTTGCCCGGATTAACCTGTTCCTGGCCAGCAGGCAGGCTAGTGTCTTTGTCCTGCTTCTTGTCCGCTGCCTCGAGATTCGATGCAGTGGTCCCGGCTGCCGAATTATTGCGCTCTGTCTCCTGATTTTGCCCTGCCTGACCTTCTTCGGCGTCCGCCTTACTGTTCTTGCTGCTACTGCCTGCGGAGAGCCCCAGCAGACTAGCCAGCCCCGTAGGCTGCCCCTCCCACTTGATATTTAAGCTGGTCAGCAAAGACTGAACGTAGGCATTCACCACCATGCCTGTCGTCAGCATACTCAAGCCGCACACCAGCACGGTCACCAGAACCAGACTCATGATACGGGTCATCCATCTCATTTCGGCGTTCTCCTTTGCTCCTGGAATAATAAGTCCTAGAATAGGTCTCGTACCAGTATGCCCGCCGAAGCATCATTTTCTACCTTCCCTATGAAAATCTATCCCTGCTTTAGAGGGCGAGCAGCCCCTCTCTTGACCGCGCCGGCTCTCGGGACGTTTTATTTTCAATAGAGTACAGGCTGTGGAAATACCCGCGCTGATCCATCAGCTCCTGGAAAGTCCCCCGTTCAATAATTTCACCGCCCTGCAGCACATAGATGGCATCGTACCTCTCCAAGAGGCGTTTAACCAATCGGTGGGTTACCACAAGGGCCGTTACTTCCTTCATGTTCAGAATCGTCTCTTCAATCGCATAAGCTGTCTCATTATCGAGTGCAGAAGTGGCTTCATCCAACATTAAGATCGGCGCCTTTCGAATCAGAGTCCTTGCAATCGCAATCCGCTGCTTCTCCCCGCCGGAGAGCAGGCTGCCATTCTCGCCAACCAAGCTATCCAAGCCATCTGGCAATCTATCTAGAAACCGGGTCATTCCCGAATGCTCGGCTGCCCTGGCTACATCTTCATCCGTATAGTCGCCAAACAGCTTAATATTCTCGTTGATGCTGCTATCGAACAAGAAGGTGTGCTGGTGCAATATGGATTGGAAGTGATATACGTCATCTGCAGAAATGTCTTTTAGCGGAATGCCGTCAATCAGGATTGCCCCATCATAATGCTCATACTGCTTCAATAGCAGCTTAAGCAGTGTGGATTTGCCGGAGCCGCTGGCCCCTACGAATGCCACCTTTTGATTTTTACGAATGAGTAAATCAATCCCGCTGAGTACCTTTTTCTGATCATCATATCCGAAGCTGACATTCTTCCACTCAATCACCCCATCGAAGTGGTCCTTCGCCGTGTACGTTCTCTGCTCTTCCCGTTCATTCAGCAGGGTGATAATTCGCCCTGAGATCTGCTTCAACGACTTGATCCGGGCCAGATACTGAACACTGGAGTAGATCGGATTCACCACATTGTTCGTCAGCTGTACACAAGCCAGCAACATGCCCAGCGTCAGCTCGCCCTGAATCGCAAAGATCCCGCCGATAATGAACACCGAATTGAACATAATGCCGCCAAAAACCTCACTGATGGCATCTACCCCGCAACTGACCACATTGAATCTGAACTTCCGCCGCTCGACGTCCTGATTCACCTTCGTATATTCCTCTTCAATTTTCCGCTCGATTTTGAAGCTCTTAATGACCTGAAAGCCTGAGAACAGATCATTTACCTTCACCATAAAATGCTCCAGACTCTCAGCATATTTGTTCTTGCTTCCGCTGAGACTCCGCTCAAACAAACGAGGGATAAGGATGGAAATGACCGTCATCATGAGAAGGCACAGCGAGATCTTATAGCTTAAAAAGAACATGGACGATAAAGCACCCGTGAAGGCCACTACCGTGCCAAACAATTGAAAGAGGTTGCGGAAGTAATCCTCCTCTACCATCTTCAGATCATTGTTAATTACCGACAGGTATTTGGCACTGTTTGACGAGGAGAATTCTGCAATACTTTTCCCCATAATTTTGCGGAATACCTCATCCTTCAAATAAACCATCGTCTTGCGGATATAAGCGGACTTCGCCCATTCGGCCAAAAAGTGCACCACCGCACCGAATACAATAAAGCCAAGCGCCAATGCAGCCACTCGATAAAATTCCGTGAGGCTCCCGCTCCCGATAGTATCCGTAATGGCCTTAAATACAAACGCTAATCCTACATTCAGCAGACTTGCCAGAAATACCGTGATTGCAACAAGCGCCAGTCTCCCTTTATACCTGAACAAATAAGTGCTCATCGACGTTCTCCCTCCCCATGCCTTCCCCTGTCACAACCCTGCGTTCATCTTTGTCTTTCCAATATAATCAATATAGTAAAAAACCCCTTCCACAAGGAAGGGGCGCAGGATTGAAGTATCGATCCGTCTGAGGACGGAGAGGCAGTCAGACTCCATGCTGGCTTGCTCTACGAATTCTCCGACGACGCACGGCCATATTTTCGCCGATATAAAATCCAGATTAGTGCATTGGTCGCTATGTATACCGCAGGCATCACCAGCAGCATGAAGATGAACCAGGTCACATTGCCCGGACGGGATATTAGCTCACCAAGCAGTTCAGCAGAAGCCACCAGGCCTGAACCGATCGAGCCGATGACAAAAAATAAACCGAAGAGCACGACATCAATGAACAAGCCCATCAGCAAGGGGCGGATGAACAGAAAGTCCAGTTTTCCGCGCTGCTGCATATACTGCCAGCGTTCCTCCGGGGTCAGATTACTGTATTTTTTTCGCATATTAAACTCCTTAAGCTATAGTTCGGAATATTCAGCTTTTCCTGTATTTTTAGAATACCATGTCTACCGTAAAAAATCCCCTTCTGCCTATAAAGCAGAAGGGGATTCCCCTTAAGGCAGGCCTGTATATAGCCTGCTTATAATTAATAGATCGGAAGCACTTGGTTCGTCTGCTCCCGGTTGCGTCCAACGGAGAAGATTGCAATCGGAATGCCTGTCAACTCGGATACGCGCTTCACATAGTTCCGAGTAGTCTCCGGCAGGTCCTCCAGCGTCTTCGCTCCGGTAATATCCTCAGACCAGCCTGGCAGCTCTTCATAGACCGCTTCGCATTCTGCCAGCATCTTGAGGCTTGCCGGATAGTGTGTAATGATCTCGCCGCGGTATTTATATCCTGTGCAGATCTTTACGGTCTTCAAGCCAGTCAATACGTCAAGCGAGTTCAGAGAGAGTCCTGTCAGACCGCTCACCCGGCGGGCATGGCGGACTACAACACTGTCGAACCAGCCGACACGGCGCGGGCGTCCGGTAACTGTGCCATACTCATGGCCTGTTTCCCGGATCATATCGCCGACTTCATCATGCAGCTCGGTCGGGAATGGGCCATCTCCTACGCGAGTCGTATAGGACTTCGCTACGCCGATGACTTGATTGATCTTGGATGGTCCTACGCCGGACCCAATGCAGACGCCGCCAGCAGACGGGTTGGAGGAAGTCACGAATGGATAAGTACCTTGGTCGATATCCAGCATGACGCCTTGAGCACCCTCGAACAGCACCTTGCGGCCCTCATCGATTGCATCATTAAGCACCACCGATGTATCCGTCACATAATGACGAATGATCTCTGCATACTCCAAGTACTCCTTCAACACGGTTTCAACATCCAGCGGCTCCGCTCCATAAACCTGCTGGATGATATGATTCTTCTCCTGCATCAGATGACGAAGCTTCAGCTCGAACTCTTCCGCATCCATCAGATCAGCAATCCGGATTCCTGTACGTGCCGCTTTATCCATGTAAGCCGGGCCAATGCCTTTACGGGTCGTACCAATCTTGTTCGGACCTTTACGGTCTTCCTCCAGCGC from Paenibacillus sp. CAA11 encodes:
- a CDS encoding ABC transporter ATP-binding protein, producing MSTYLFRYKGRLALVAITVFLASLLNVGLAFVFKAITDTIGSGSLTEFYRVAALALGFIVFGAVVHFLAEWAKSAYIRKTMVYLKDEVFRKIMGKSIAEFSSSNSAKYLSVINNDLKMVEEDYFRNLFQLFGTVVAFTGALSSMFFLSYKISLCLLMMTVISILIPRLFERSLSGSKNKYAESLEHFMVKVNDLFSGFQVIKSFKIERKIEEEYTKVNQDVERRKFRFNVVSCGVDAISEVFGGIMFNSVFIIGGIFAIQGELTLGMLLACVQLTNNVVNPIYSSVQYLARIKSLKQISGRIITLLNEREEQRTYTAKDHFDGVIEWKNVSFGYDDQKKVLSGIDLLIRKNQKVAFVGASGSGKSTLLKLLLKQYEHYDGAILIDGIPLKDISADDVYHFQSILHQHTFLFDSSINENIKLFGDYTDEDVARAAEHSGMTRFLDRLPDGLDSLVGENGSLLSGGEKQRIAIARTLIRKAPILMLDEATSALDNETAYAIEETILNMKEVTALVVTHRLVKRLLERYDAIYVLQGGEIIERGTFQELMDQRGYFHSLYSIENKTSREPARSREGLLAL
- a CDS encoding adenylosuccinate synthase, whose product is MSTVVVVGTQWGDEGKGKITDFLAESADVVARYQGGNNAGHTILIDGKKYKLSLIPSGVFYSDKKCVIGNGMVINPKALIEEINYIHDNGFRTDNLVISDRAHVIMPYHMVLDALEEDRKGPNKIGTTRKGIGPAYMDKAARTGIRIADLMDAEEFELKLRHLMQEKNHIIQQVYGAEPLDVETVLKEYLEYAEIIRHYVTDTSVVLNDAIDEGRKVLFEGAQGVMLDIDQGTYPFVTSSNPSAGGVCIGSGVGPSKINQVIGVAKSYTTRVGDGPFPTELHDEVGDMIRETGHEYGTVTGRPRRVGWFDSVVVRHARRVSGLTGLSLNSLDVLTGLKTVKICTGYKYRGEIITHYPASLKMLAECEAVYEELPGWSEDITGAKTLEDLPETTRNYVKRVSELTGIPIAIFSVGRNREQTNQVLPIY